Proteins encoded by one window of Thermodesulfobacteriota bacterium:
- a CDS encoding glycosyltransferase family 39 protein has product MRHLKEVNVDSRKTDQSGYMYYAKKMYETKYSFVGHRNQMPLYPFLQSLLLFMNPGLDDHEYFVQRGGYHLSGVYYNPEFFVWGKYLNVILSVVILAGLFLIFRNYLPIFQAVNLILITAFTVFIFKAAYFQADLLFYFLNFCGFLLMLRMLSQPSWVWGILTGVVLGLAHLTKASILPGLVLFVLFFAAKETYVLYQRGTGKYGTSLRNESGFISRWLSIALLVLFFLGTVYPYINTSKRVFGSYFYNVNSTFYMWYDSFKEAKKGTRAHGDRIGWPKMPAELIPGPKKYLQEHTTKQILSRVFKGLKRVISNCINSYGYFKYALVYFVFFLILVVLNFRESVKMAANNFILLSFCILYFFTYLLLYAWYAPIAAGNRLILGQFLPFMFVISVIISLPSFKRLSLDIWGVRIKWFYAINTFILVMFIVDLYLILTKRIVTMYGGS; this is encoded by the coding sequence GTGAGACATTTGAAGGAGGTGAACGTTGACTCCAGAAAGACTGACCAGAGTGGTTACATGTACTATGCTAAAAAGATGTATGAGACCAAGTATTCCTTCGTAGGACATCGTAATCAAATGCCTCTTTATCCCTTCTTACAATCGCTGCTGTTGTTCATGAACCCAGGCCTTGATGACCATGAGTATTTTGTTCAGAGGGGGGGCTATCATCTTTCCGGGGTTTATTACAACCCGGAGTTTTTCGTTTGGGGAAAGTATTTGAACGTAATTTTGTCGGTTGTTATTTTAGCGGGTCTGTTTCTTATTTTTCGTAACTACCTTCCAATATTTCAAGCCGTGAATCTGATACTAATAACCGCTTTTACCGTATTCATTTTCAAAGCGGCTTACTTTCAGGCCGATTTGCTGTTTTACTTCTTAAACTTCTGCGGCTTTCTGCTGATGTTGAGGATGCTCAGTCAACCGTCGTGGGTGTGGGGGATCTTGACCGGAGTCGTGCTCGGCTTAGCCCACTTGACTAAAGCGTCGATCTTACCCGGATTGGTGCTCTTCGTCCTGTTTTTCGCGGCTAAGGAAACTTATGTGTTATACCAAAGAGGAACTGGGAAATATGGCACTTCTCTTCGGAACGAGTCTGGTTTTATCTCCCGATGGTTGAGTATTGCGCTTCTTGTTTTATTTTTTCTCGGCACAGTTTATCCCTATATAAATACGAGCAAAAGGGTATTTGGCAGTTACTTCTATAACGTTAATTCAACATTCTATATGTGGTACGATAGCTTTAAAGAGGCCAAGAAGGGCACGCGTGCACATGGGGATAGAATAGGATGGCCTAAGATGCCGGCCGAACTGATCCCCGGCCCAAAGAAATATCTCCAGGAACATACCACAAAACAAATTCTATCCAGAGTATTTAAAGGATTGAAGAGGGTCATATCAAACTGCATAAACTCATATGGCTATTTTAAATATGCCCTGGTCTATTTTGTCTTTTTTCTTATTCTAGTGGTTTTGAATTTCCGTGAAAGTGTCAAAATGGCGGCTAATAACTTTATTCTTTTATCGTTCTGTATTTTGTATTTTTTTACTTACCTTCTTCTATATGCATGGTATGCACCGATTGCCGCCGGAAACCGACTAATACTGGGGCAGTTTTTACCTTTCATGTTTGTTATTTCTGTTATCATTTCGCTTCCATCATTCAAACGCCTGTCGCTCGATATTTGGGGAGTCCGGATCAAATGGTTTTACGCAATTAATACGTTTATATTGGTTATGTTTATTGTTGATCTATATCTCATATTGACTAAGAGGATAGTAACGATGTATGGAGGGAGTTAA
- a CDS encoding glycosyltransferase family 2 protein has translation MKISVVIPVYNEIETIAEIVSRVQAVPLGLEKEIIIVDDGSTDGTKLRLQEISRGDNVRVIYHEHNQGKGAALRTGFKQVSGDIVIIQDADLEYDPREYPKLLEPILDGRADVVYGSRFLGGPHRVLFFWHYMGNQFLTLISNALSNLNLTDMETCYKVFKSDVLKHIVLKSNRFGFEPEFTVKIAKKRFRVYEVPISYSGRDYSEGKKITWKDGIEAIFTIIRFRLFD, from the coding sequence ATGAAAATTTCTGTGGTAATACCGGTTTATAATGAAATCGAAACTATTGCTGAAATTGTCTCTCGAGTACAGGCCGTTCCCCTGGGCCTAGAGAAGGAGATTATCATCGTGGATGATGGCTCAACTGACGGTACGAAACTCCGTTTGCAGGAGATTAGCCGTGGCGATAATGTGAGAGTAATTTATCATGAGCATAACCAGGGCAAAGGGGCTGCGCTCAGGACTGGATTCAAGCAGGTGAGTGGGGACATTGTTATCATACAGGATGCCGACCTGGAATACGACCCACGGGAATACCCAAAGCTTTTAGAGCCCATCTTAGATGGCAGGGCCGATGTTGTTTACGGTTCCCGCTTTCTCGGTGGCCCGCACCGGGTCTTGTTTTTTTGGCACTATATGGGGAATCAATTTCTGACGTTGATATCCAACGCACTTAGCAACTTAAATCTAACCGATATGGAGACGTGTTACAAAGTTTTTAAGTCTGATGTACTCAAGCATATTGTCCTAAAGTCGAATCGGTTTGGATTTGAGCCTGAATTTACGGTAAAGATAGCCAAAAAGAGGTTTCGAGTTTATGAAGTTCCCATAAGCTATAGTGGCAGAGATTACTCTGAGGGCAAGAAGATTACCTGGAAAGACGGAATTGAAGCCATCTTTACCATCATCCGGTTCAGATTATTTGATTAG
- a CDS encoding lysylphosphatidylglycerol synthase transmembrane domain-containing protein, producing MLKQKYTVLGVFLSILFIYLAFRKVDLRALETRLESADLALILLALLPLSASYIIRTFLWRTILQTFKNVDFSNTFSALMIGFFANNVLPGRVGEFIRAYILGRRENVGKTSVLGTIVVERLFDIFTLLIFLMLTVFVFPTPEWVKHVASTTSVILLTAVAVSYLFVLRQNFLVEKFKSKMFFLSKPKKQFFTTKLDSFISGLKILKTPRLILTIFVLSLLAWLLASMSMLLTFKSLHINVPTIYGPLFVLSVVNLGLIVPSSPGYVGTYQFLCVIALSYFSVDKESALSFSIIHHALWYLPLTIVGMIFLWRENLSLTKLGMIKQEAGKIV from the coding sequence TTGCTAAAACAAAAGTACACAGTATTAGGGGTTTTTCTTAGTATTTTGTTCATATACCTGGCCTTTAGAAAAGTTGATCTTAGGGCTTTGGAAACCAGGTTAGAATCAGCGGATTTAGCCCTAATCCTCTTAGCGCTCTTGCCACTATCCGCAAGTTATATTATAAGGACCTTTCTCTGGCGAACGATCCTTCAGACCTTTAAGAATGTGGATTTTTCTAATACCTTTTCAGCACTAATGATAGGATTTTTTGCGAACAATGTACTACCGGGAAGGGTCGGCGAGTTCATAAGGGCCTATATACTTGGCAGGAGAGAAAATGTGGGAAAAACGTCCGTGCTCGGGACCATAGTAGTCGAACGGTTATTTGATATATTTACTTTACTTATCTTTCTGATGCTTACCGTATTCGTCTTCCCGACGCCTGAATGGGTTAAGCACGTGGCGTCTACCACTTCTGTGATTCTTTTGACTGCAGTTGCCGTAAGTTATTTATTCGTCTTAAGACAGAATTTCCTTGTGGAGAAGTTTAAGAGTAAGATGTTTTTCCTGTCAAAACCGAAAAAGCAATTCTTTACCACGAAGCTGGATTCATTTATTTCCGGCTTAAAGATTCTGAAAACCCCAAGACTCATTTTAACGATTTTTGTCCTTTCTCTACTCGCCTGGCTACTTGCGTCTATGTCTATGCTTTTGACATTTAAGTCTTTACACATTAATGTGCCGACTATTTATGGACCGTTGTTTGTATTATCGGTCGTGAATCTGGGCTTGATTGTACCCTCTTCTCCCGGGTATGTAGGCACGTATCAGTTTTTATGTGTGATTGCCCTGTCTTATTTTTCTGTGGATAAGGAGAGTGCTTTGAGTTTCTCTATAATTCATCATGCGTTATGGTATCTGCCATTAACCATCGTGGGGATGATTTTTTTGTGGAGGGAGAATTTGAGCTTAACTAAGTTAGGCATGATTAAACAGGAAGCGGGGAAGATAGTTTGA
- a CDS encoding lysylphosphatidylglycerol synthase transmembrane domain-containing protein, which produces MMSKANLFRLLLGLIVFLVFLKWINILDAVKYLSGLNLVSFSLGCLMMALSHVIRAIRFHYLAGELSVLIEFRKNVLVHFIVSILGMITPGKLGEGGKVYLFQNNKKELTFCFILEKLADLSVLIVFAGLGSLLFKDYIKDTVVFFVILLVVFVSLFKIDKILNLVLRRNIFEDKWFQTNLKRVSYNGFISLTLTTLVTWSLTVFAFYLYAASAGVYLTPLFVMQLIGISTSAGIISGSPGGIGVKEFIITHLLSSYVGIGNSRAGIIALINTFGTYLTFSVIALCSYYLYLKLYKLPRGKLYQDV; this is translated from the coding sequence ATGATGAGCAAGGCTAATCTGTTTAGGCTACTATTGGGATTAATCGTATTTTTGGTATTCCTGAAATGGATAAATATCCTGGATGCGGTTAAATATCTATCCGGATTAAACTTAGTCTCCTTCTCCCTGGGATGTCTAATGATGGCTCTAAGCCATGTCATTAGAGCCATACGGTTTCATTACTTAGCCGGTGAGCTAAGTGTTTTAATTGAGTTTAGAAAGAATGTTTTGGTGCATTTCATAGTTTCCATCCTGGGAATGATTACACCGGGTAAGTTAGGGGAGGGAGGAAAGGTCTACTTGTTTCAGAATAACAAAAAGGAGCTCACATTCTGTTTTATCCTGGAGAAGCTCGCAGATTTATCTGTTTTGATTGTTTTTGCAGGCTTGGGCTCGCTCCTGTTCAAAGACTATATTAAAGACACCGTGGTATTTTTTGTGATTTTGCTGGTTGTTTTTGTTAGTCTATTCAAGATCGACAAGATATTGAATTTAGTACTGAGAAGAAATATTTTTGAGGATAAGTGGTTTCAGACTAATCTCAAGCGGGTTTCCTATAATGGTTTCATTTCCTTGACCTTAACCACTCTGGTTACTTGGTCGTTGACCGTCTTTGCTTTTTACCTTTATGCTGCTTCTGCTGGTGTTTATCTTACGCCTTTATTTGTGATGCAGTTGATTGGAATATCGACATCTGCCGGAATAATATCGGGAAGCCCAGGTGGTATAGGTGTGAAGGAATTCATTATAACCCATCTTCTCAGCAGTTACGTCGGTATAGGCAATAGCCGGGCGGGCATCATAGCTCTAATAAATACATTTGGAACTTATCTTACTTTTTCCGTAATCGCGCTTTGCTCATATTATTTGTACCTTAAATTGTACAAGCTTCCCAGGGGCAAACTCTATCAAGACGTGTAG
- a CDS encoding glycosyltransferase family 2 protein produces MAAVLNKENLSDFKSPVVENENTISVIIPIYNEEKSIKNVVEQLQEVLSNSGTKYEIIVIDDGSTDRSPEVLKGIDGITSIRHPKNIGYGGAIKTGMKNAKGDIIVITDGDGTYPNEMIPELLKDIGENDMVVGARSKSDSNIPLMRKPIKWLLGKLANYLSETDIPDLNSGLRVFKKNEALRFYRMFPSGFSFTTTITLAMHCNGYNVKYVPIKYGKREGKSKINPIKDTLNFIQLIWRTIMYFSPLKVFLPIAGIIFVGFMVSSFIDIFISENLTDKTVILFLAFIQVSVLGLLADLIVKRTP; encoded by the coding sequence GTGGCAGCAGTACTTAATAAGGAAAATCTTTCAGATTTTAAATCACCGGTTGTCGAGAATGAAAACACAATAAGCGTCATCATCCCTATATATAACGAGGAAAAAAGCATCAAAAACGTAGTCGAGCAGCTTCAGGAGGTGTTATCTAATTCCGGTACTAAATATGAAATAATAGTAATAGACGACGGATCAACCGACCGAAGCCCTGAAGTACTTAAAGGTATTGATGGTATAACGTCCATCAGACATCCGAAGAATATAGGTTATGGTGGAGCGATAAAAACGGGAATGAAAAATGCCAAAGGCGACATCATAGTAATTACTGACGGTGATGGTACCTATCCTAATGAAATGATCCCGGAGCTGCTAAAGGATATCGGGGAGAACGACATGGTGGTTGGGGCTAGGTCAAAAAGCGATTCGAATATACCTCTTATGAGAAAGCCGATCAAATGGTTGTTGGGTAAGCTGGCAAACTATCTTTCGGAAACGGATATACCCGACCTGAACTCCGGTTTGAGGGTGTTTAAAAAGAATGAGGCGCTCCGCTTTTATAGGATGTTTCCCTCGGGTTTTTCTTTTACTACGACCATAACCCTGGCTATGCACTGTAACGGATACAATGTGAAATATGTGCCCATTAAATACGGTAAAAGAGAGGGCAAATCGAAGATTAATCCCATCAAGGATACTTTGAATTTCATTCAGTTAATCTGGCGTACAATAATGTATTTTAGTCCCCTTAAGGTATTTCTGCCCATCGCCGGAATTATTTTTGTCGGGTTTATGGTTTCATCATTCATAGATATCTTCATATCAGAAAACCTGACTGATAAGACAGTCATTTTGTTTTTAGCTTTTATTCAGGTCTCGGTGCTTGGTCTCTTAGCCGACCTGATCGTAAAGCGAACTCCTTAA